The genomic region CCTGGGAAGTCTGGATTTATTTGTAACACCATTGCAGAAATGGTTGCTGCCGTACCTCAAGCTTTAGAACTCAACCGTCAGACTTGCCGAGAATATGTAGAGCAGCACTTTGGGATTGCGCAAATGGTCGATGGCTACGAAGCAGCTTATCAAGAATTACTCACTAACCGCATTGCTCAAAATGGGCGCATTCTCTCTCAGAATCTCGCTCTTTCATAAATATTTTTCTTTTTAATACGGAGATAACCAAGTATGAATAGGAAAACTCTAGCTTGTCCATGTTGCGATAATGCTGTACTGCGACACATTCGACATGGGAAAGTTTACTGGTTTTGCACTCACTGTCGGCAAGAAATCCCCATTTTGGGGATCGAACGAACTCCTGTAGAGGCTAGCATTTCTGAGGCGATCGCGCTCGGTCAACCTTCGGTCAAAGCATAAAAAGCCTGGGCAATTTCTAATCGCCGCTAGACAAACCAAGTCTGCCGGCGCGGACTGAAGGCAAGTATCAACCTTAACCCGCGCCGGCGGGTTTTGTACGCGGATAATGTGTAGTCGCGACTTACAGTCTGCCAGATGTAATTGACCTGCTACAATCAACCGCAGAAGTTACAAACAAGAAAAAATGCTAGCTGCGGTGCTATACGGTCGAGAAGACTTGCGTTTAGAACAAGTCAGCGAACCTAACCCAGAAACGGGAGAGGTAATATTAGAAGTCACAGCAGCAACAACCTGTGGTACAGACCTCAAGGTATGGCGACGGGGCGGACATGCCAAAATGCTCAAACCGCCAACCCTATTCGGACATGAGGCAGCTGGACGAATTGTTGAGGTGGGTGCAGAGGTCAAGAATTGGCAAGTGGGCGATCGCGTCGTTGCGAATAATTCTGCTCCATGCATGAAGTGCTTTTTTTGTCAACGACGAGAGTATTCCCTGTGTCTCAACTTAACTTGGAACAACGGTACATTTGCGCAATACCTGAAAATTCCTGCCCCAATTGTCGAACATAATCTTTTAGCAATCCCCTCTACCTTAACGGATGAATTAGCAGCGCTGACAGAACCTCTGGCTTGCGTGCTGCACGGAGTCGCTAGGTCGAACGTAAAAGTCGGCGATCGCGTTGTCGTCTTGGGCGATGGGGCAATTGGGTTGATGTTTGTTGCCGTATTAGCCCAGCAATCGGTACAGGTAATGTTATTTGGCGGACGCGATCGCCGATTGCAAATCGGGGAAAAATTCGGTGCAGCCCAAACTTACAACTACCGTCAACTCACAGATGTTCCCGCCGTAGTCAAAGCACAGACAGATGGATGGGGCGCAGATGTCGTTATAGAAGCTGCCGGAATCCCCAGCGTTTGGGAAACTGCGATCGCCTGCGCTAGACCTGGGGCGACAGTCAATCTTTTCGGGGGTTGTCCCAGAGATACCACAATTACCGTAGACACAGAACAACTGCACTACAGCGAACTTACACTTAAAGGCGTATTTCACAACACACCAAAATACGTTCGCGCCGCCTTAGCCTTACTCGCCAGTCGAGAAATTCCCTTCGAGTTACTCATTAGCGATCGCCGTCCGCTACAAGACCTAGAACAAGTATTTCACGATATGCAGCAACGGCAAGTTATCAAAGTTGCCATTTATCCTAAGTGAGTCTTGAGCGGCTAGTGGCTGGTGGAACCAGTGGCTTGACTCCTTTCTAGCCACTAGCCACGAGTCACTAGTCATTGATAACTGATAACTGATTTTGGGCATCCTAAGAAATAGGAATCAAGTTCTTGCGATCGCCTAAAATGTCACTCCCACTGCTTTTCGCTCAAGCATCAGTTAAGCCAAAATCTATAAAAACTCAAACTGTATCGCCTCCACCTGCTGAGTTTCCCGTTCTTTGGGCATCTGCTTCTGGCGGACTTTTCATCTTACTAGTCGGTCTCGCTGTCATTGGCAAGCTAAAATTTCAACAGCTAGAAAAAAAAGTGAGAATTGAGCAATTCCGCGTCCAAGAGACACAAAAACAATTGAAGCTGGCTTTGGAAACCATTCGGAGAATTGAGGAAAACCCAGATTTAATTAATTCTCGCGAACTCAATCTTGACTATCTAAGAATGCGAATGGCGGAAGAGGTGTTCCATTTTGCCATCATTAGTCAAATTAAAGCCAAGATCAAGGATAACATCTCTCAAGCTTTGCGTCCTGCTAATAACAATGCAGGAGTTGTAGGAATTGCTGGTAGTAGTGGGGGAAAGCAAGTTGATGAGATTGTTGAAGTGGAATATGAAACTGGAGCAACAATTCAAAAAAATAAATGCGTTTTATTTCGCGTCCAGATTCGCCTAGCTAAATTACCAATTCAAACGACTTCCGCCACAGTTAAAGATATTATTGATTGTATTGAAACTTATCTCAGTCCAGCCGAAGACCACGACAGTTGGCAACCAACAATTCAAGGAAGATTGGTATATATCCACTGGGATCAAAAAGCAAAACCAACACCTTTACTATTAATGGAGCAATCTAACGAAGGAGTTAACGTAAGTTTCCGCACCCAGCGATCGACCAAGAG from Chroococcidiopsis sp. SAG 2025 harbors:
- a CDS encoding zinc-dependent alcohol dehydrogenase, with the translated sequence MLAAVLYGREDLRLEQVSEPNPETGEVILEVTAATTCGTDLKVWRRGGHAKMLKPPTLFGHEAAGRIVEVGAEVKNWQVGDRVVANNSAPCMKCFFCQRREYSLCLNLTWNNGTFAQYLKIPAPIVEHNLLAIPSTLTDELAALTEPLACVLHGVARSNVKVGDRVVVLGDGAIGLMFVAVLAQQSVQVMLFGGRDRRLQIGEKFGAAQTYNYRQLTDVPAVVKAQTDGWGADVVIEAAGIPSVWETAIACARPGATVNLFGGCPRDTTITVDTEQLHYSELTLKGVFHNTPKYVRAALALLASREIPFELLISDRRPLQDLEQVFHDMQQRQVIKVAIYPK